The Vidua chalybeata isolate OUT-0048 chromosome 17, bVidCha1 merged haplotype, whole genome shotgun sequence genome has a segment encoding these proteins:
- the TSHZ2 gene encoding teashirt homolog 2 isoform X1: MPRRKQQAPKRAAGYVQEEDLKEEEDIKEEEEDDDDNNSTAQLQSSNDTGTDEEHEVGPEQKGNFSFQNSPVSHISNQDAENESLLSDSSDHVADIKNICSREPQDPKSSAHPKAQSEAHDCMDKMTAVYANILSDSYWTGLGLGFKLSNSEKRSCDNRNGGNKADFDWHQDALSKSLQQNLPSRPVSKPNLFSSVQLYRQSSKMCGTMFTGASRFRCRQCSAAYDTLVELTVHMNETGHYQDDNHKKDKHRPTSYSKPRKRAFQDMDKEDAQKVLKCMFCGDSFDSLQDLSVHMIKTKHYQKVPLKEPVPTISSKMVTPAKKRVFDVNRPCSPDSTTGSFSDTFSPQKNANLQLSSNNRYGYQNGASYTWQFEACKSQILKCMECGSSHDTLQQLTTHMMVTGHFLKVTSSASKKGKQLVLDPLAVEKMQSLSEAPASDSPVSKSTSKSSAECIGPASELKKESKKDKADDANKDEKAMKTEEYEDTLQKPLDPTIKYQYLREEDLEDGSKGGGDILKSLENTVTTAINKAQNGAPSWSAYPSIHAAYQLSEGAKPSLPVGSQVLQIRPTMTNKLRPIAPKWKVMPLVPISANVSQCTQVKKEAEDKEEVQKDYAKEGVQAEPASLSQSEREPLLKAEASVEPKKTEPCPLKEEDKIKEDSGKEKPVLKEPPAASLSNGCAAANHSSELPCVNPLSALQSVLNNHLGKATEPLQPQSNCSPSSSTISMFHKPNLNMMEKPVLSPAPTPPKPASVSRHYLFENNDQPIDLTKSKGKKAESAQAQSCTSPPQKHALSDIADMVKVLPKATTPKPAASSRIPSMKLEIDVRRFEDVSTEVSTLHKRKGRQSNWNPQHLLILQAQFASSLFQTSEGKYLLSDLGPQERMQISKFTGLSMTTISHWLANVKYQLRKTGGTKFLKNMDKGHPVFYCSDCASQFRTPSTYISHLESHLGFQMKDMNRLAVEQQTKVEQEISRVSVQRSPETIAGEEDTDSKFKCKLCCRTFASKHAVKLHLSKTHSKSPEHHSQFVAEVDEE, encoded by the coding sequence GTTATGTCCAAGAGGAAGATttaaaggaagaggaagatataaaggaggaggaagaagatgaCGATGACAACAACTCcactgctcagctgcagagcagcaatgACACCGGCACGGATGAGGAGCACGAAGTGGGTCCTGAGCAGAAAGGGAACTTCAGTTTCCAGAATTCCCCTGTCAGTCACATATCCAACCAGGACGCGGAGAACGAGTCACTGCTGAGTGACAGTAGCGACCACGTGGCAGATATCAAAAACATCTGCTCCAGGGagccccaggaccccaaaagCAGCGCCCACCCCAAAGCCCAGAGCGAAGCACACGATTGCATGGATAAAATGACAGCAGTCTATGCCAACATCCTGTCGGACTCTTACTGGACaggcctggggctgggtttcAAGTTGTCCAACTCTGAAAAGAGGAGTTGCGACAACAGGAACGGAGGGAACAAAGCTGATTTCGATTGGCACCAAGACGCACTGTCCAAAAGCTTGCAGCAGAATTTACCTTCCAGGCCTGTCTCCAAGCCCAACCTGTTCAGCTCGGTGCAGCTCTacaggcagagcagcaaaatGTGCGGGACCATGTTCACGGGCGCCAGCCGGTTCCGCTGCCGGCAGTGCAGCGCTGCCTACGACACCTTGGTGGAACTCACGGTCCACATGAACGAGACGGGGCACTACCAGGATGACAACCACAAAAAGGACAAGCACAGACCTACCAGCTACTCCAAGCCCCGGAAAAGGGCGTTCCAGGACATGGACAAGGAAGATGCACAAAAAGTTCTGAAGTGTATGTTCTGTGGTGACTCTTTTGATTCCCTTCAAGATCTGAGTGTTCATatgataaaaacaaaacattaccAAAAAGTGCCTTTGAAGGAGCCAGTACCAACCATTTCTTCAAAAATGGTCACTCCAGCCAAGAAACGCGTGTTTGATGTGAACAGGCCTTGTTCCCCCGACTCCACGACAGGGTCTTTCTCAGACACCTTCTCCCCTCAGAAGAACGCGAACCTGCAGCTCTCCTCCAACAACCGCTACGGGTACCAGAACGGGGCCAGCTACACCTGGCAGTTCGAGGCCTGCAAATCCCAGATTTTGAAGTGTATGGAATGTGGAAGCTCCCATGATACCTTGCAGCAGCTCACAACCCACATGATGGTCACTGGCCATTTCTTGAAAGTCACGAGTTCAGCTTCgaagaaaggaaagcaactTGTTCTGGATCCTTTAGCTGTGGAAAAAATGCAATCGCTGTCTGAAGCACCAGCAAGTGACAGCCCCGTTTCAAAATCAACCAGTAAATCATCTGCAGAATGCATAGGTCCTGCCTCTgaacttaaaaaagaaagtaaaaaagatAAAGCTGATGATGCAAACAAAGATGAGAAAGCAATGAAAACTGAGGAATATGAAGACACTCTTCAGAAACCCCTGGATCCCACAATAAAATACCAGTACCTCCGAGAAGAAGATTTAGAAGATGGCTCCAAGGGTGGTGGGGACATTTTAAAGTCCTTGGAGAACACTGTCACGACAGCCATCAATAAAGCTCAGAACggagctcccagctggagcGCGTATCCCAGCATCCACGCAGCTTACCAGCTCTCCGAGGGAGCCAAGCCGTCCTTGCCTGTGGGATCCCAGGTGCTCCAAATCAGGCCAACCATGACCAATAAATTGAGGCCCATAGCGCCCAAGTGGAAGGTGATGCCTCTGGTCCCTATCTCAGCAAACGTGAGCCAGTGCACTCAAGTGAAGAAGGAGGCTGAGGACAAGGAGGAGGTACAAAAGGACTATGCTAAGGAGGGCGTCCAGGCTGAGCCGGCCTCGCTCAGCCAGAGCGAGAGGGAACCTCTCCTCAAAGCCGAAGCCTCTGTGGAGCCAAAAAAGACAGAACCGTGTCCCTTGAAAgaagaagacaaaattaaagaggacagtggaaaagaaaagccagtCCTCAAGGAGCCACCAGCAGCTTCTCTCAGTAACGGTTGTGCTGCTGCCAACCATTCCTCGGAGCTGCCCTGTGTGAACCCCCTGAGCGCACTGCAGTCCGTCCTGAACAATCACCTGGGCAAAGCCACTGAGCCCTTACAGCCTCAATCCaactgcagccccagctctaGCACAATTTCCATGTTCCACAAACCCAATCTAAACATGATGGAGAAGCCAGTTTTATCTCCTGCTCCAACCCCACCAAAGCCTGCAAGCGTATCCAGGCActatttgtttgaaaataatgaTCAGCCTATTGACCTGACCAAATCCAAAGGCAAGAAAGCTGAGTCAGCTCAAGCACAATCCTGTACTTCTCCACCTCAAAAGCACGCTCTGTCTGACATCGCTGACATGGTCAAAGTTCTTCCCAAAGCTACCACACCAAAACCTGCTGCATCCTCACGGATCCCGTCCATGAAGTTGGAAATAGATGTCCGACGCTTCGAGGACGTCTCCACGGAAGTCTCCACTCTGCATAAAAGGAAGGGCAGGCAGTCAAACTGGAACCCTCAGCATCTGCTCATTTTGCAAGCTCAGTTTGCTTCCAGCCTCTTCCAGACATCTGAAGGTAAATATTTATTATCAGACCTAGGACCACAAGAGCGCATGCAGATATCCAAATTCACTGGACTGTCGATGACCACCATCAGCCACTGGTTGGCAAATGTCAAGTATCAGCTTAGGAAAACCGGAGGAACAAAGTTTTTGAAAAACATGGACAAAGGACATCCAGTCTTTTATTGCAGCGACTGTGCATCTCAGTTCCGAACCCCCTCTACTTACATTAGCCACTTAGAATCCCACCTAGGTTTCCAAATGAAAGACATGAACAGgctggctgtggagcagcaaACCAAGGTAGAGCAAGAAATCTCCAGAGTTTCAGTTCAAAGATCTCCTGAAACAATAGCTGGAGAAGAGGACACAGACTCTAAGTTCAAATGTAAGTTGTGCTGTCGGACATTTGCGAGCAAACATGCAGTAAAACTTCATCTAAGCAAAACACACAGCAAGTCACCAGAACACCATTCACAATTTGTAGCAGAAGTGGATGAAGAATAA
- the TSHZ2 gene encoding teashirt homolog 2 isoform X2 has protein sequence MCGNGYVQEEDLKEEEDIKEEEEDDDDNNSTAQLQSSNDTGTDEEHEVGPEQKGNFSFQNSPVSHISNQDAENESLLSDSSDHVADIKNICSREPQDPKSSAHPKAQSEAHDCMDKMTAVYANILSDSYWTGLGLGFKLSNSEKRSCDNRNGGNKADFDWHQDALSKSLQQNLPSRPVSKPNLFSSVQLYRQSSKMCGTMFTGASRFRCRQCSAAYDTLVELTVHMNETGHYQDDNHKKDKHRPTSYSKPRKRAFQDMDKEDAQKVLKCMFCGDSFDSLQDLSVHMIKTKHYQKVPLKEPVPTISSKMVTPAKKRVFDVNRPCSPDSTTGSFSDTFSPQKNANLQLSSNNRYGYQNGASYTWQFEACKSQILKCMECGSSHDTLQQLTTHMMVTGHFLKVTSSASKKGKQLVLDPLAVEKMQSLSEAPASDSPVSKSTSKSSAECIGPASELKKESKKDKADDANKDEKAMKTEEYEDTLQKPLDPTIKYQYLREEDLEDGSKGGGDILKSLENTVTTAINKAQNGAPSWSAYPSIHAAYQLSEGAKPSLPVGSQVLQIRPTMTNKLRPIAPKWKVMPLVPISANVSQCTQVKKEAEDKEEVQKDYAKEGVQAEPASLSQSEREPLLKAEASVEPKKTEPCPLKEEDKIKEDSGKEKPVLKEPPAASLSNGCAAANHSSELPCVNPLSALQSVLNNHLGKATEPLQPQSNCSPSSSTISMFHKPNLNMMEKPVLSPAPTPPKPASVSRHYLFENNDQPIDLTKSKGKKAESAQAQSCTSPPQKHALSDIADMVKVLPKATTPKPAASSRIPSMKLEIDVRRFEDVSTEVSTLHKRKGRQSNWNPQHLLILQAQFASSLFQTSEGKYLLSDLGPQERMQISKFTGLSMTTISHWLANVKYQLRKTGGTKFLKNMDKGHPVFYCSDCASQFRTPSTYISHLESHLGFQMKDMNRLAVEQQTKVEQEISRVSVQRSPETIAGEEDTDSKFKCKLCCRTFASKHAVKLHLSKTHSKSPEHHSQFVAEVDEE, from the coding sequence GTTATGTCCAAGAGGAAGATttaaaggaagaggaagatataaaggaggaggaagaagatgaCGATGACAACAACTCcactgctcagctgcagagcagcaatgACACCGGCACGGATGAGGAGCACGAAGTGGGTCCTGAGCAGAAAGGGAACTTCAGTTTCCAGAATTCCCCTGTCAGTCACATATCCAACCAGGACGCGGAGAACGAGTCACTGCTGAGTGACAGTAGCGACCACGTGGCAGATATCAAAAACATCTGCTCCAGGGagccccaggaccccaaaagCAGCGCCCACCCCAAAGCCCAGAGCGAAGCACACGATTGCATGGATAAAATGACAGCAGTCTATGCCAACATCCTGTCGGACTCTTACTGGACaggcctggggctgggtttcAAGTTGTCCAACTCTGAAAAGAGGAGTTGCGACAACAGGAACGGAGGGAACAAAGCTGATTTCGATTGGCACCAAGACGCACTGTCCAAAAGCTTGCAGCAGAATTTACCTTCCAGGCCTGTCTCCAAGCCCAACCTGTTCAGCTCGGTGCAGCTCTacaggcagagcagcaaaatGTGCGGGACCATGTTCACGGGCGCCAGCCGGTTCCGCTGCCGGCAGTGCAGCGCTGCCTACGACACCTTGGTGGAACTCACGGTCCACATGAACGAGACGGGGCACTACCAGGATGACAACCACAAAAAGGACAAGCACAGACCTACCAGCTACTCCAAGCCCCGGAAAAGGGCGTTCCAGGACATGGACAAGGAAGATGCACAAAAAGTTCTGAAGTGTATGTTCTGTGGTGACTCTTTTGATTCCCTTCAAGATCTGAGTGTTCATatgataaaaacaaaacattaccAAAAAGTGCCTTTGAAGGAGCCAGTACCAACCATTTCTTCAAAAATGGTCACTCCAGCCAAGAAACGCGTGTTTGATGTGAACAGGCCTTGTTCCCCCGACTCCACGACAGGGTCTTTCTCAGACACCTTCTCCCCTCAGAAGAACGCGAACCTGCAGCTCTCCTCCAACAACCGCTACGGGTACCAGAACGGGGCCAGCTACACCTGGCAGTTCGAGGCCTGCAAATCCCAGATTTTGAAGTGTATGGAATGTGGAAGCTCCCATGATACCTTGCAGCAGCTCACAACCCACATGATGGTCACTGGCCATTTCTTGAAAGTCACGAGTTCAGCTTCgaagaaaggaaagcaactTGTTCTGGATCCTTTAGCTGTGGAAAAAATGCAATCGCTGTCTGAAGCACCAGCAAGTGACAGCCCCGTTTCAAAATCAACCAGTAAATCATCTGCAGAATGCATAGGTCCTGCCTCTgaacttaaaaaagaaagtaaaaaagatAAAGCTGATGATGCAAACAAAGATGAGAAAGCAATGAAAACTGAGGAATATGAAGACACTCTTCAGAAACCCCTGGATCCCACAATAAAATACCAGTACCTCCGAGAAGAAGATTTAGAAGATGGCTCCAAGGGTGGTGGGGACATTTTAAAGTCCTTGGAGAACACTGTCACGACAGCCATCAATAAAGCTCAGAACggagctcccagctggagcGCGTATCCCAGCATCCACGCAGCTTACCAGCTCTCCGAGGGAGCCAAGCCGTCCTTGCCTGTGGGATCCCAGGTGCTCCAAATCAGGCCAACCATGACCAATAAATTGAGGCCCATAGCGCCCAAGTGGAAGGTGATGCCTCTGGTCCCTATCTCAGCAAACGTGAGCCAGTGCACTCAAGTGAAGAAGGAGGCTGAGGACAAGGAGGAGGTACAAAAGGACTATGCTAAGGAGGGCGTCCAGGCTGAGCCGGCCTCGCTCAGCCAGAGCGAGAGGGAACCTCTCCTCAAAGCCGAAGCCTCTGTGGAGCCAAAAAAGACAGAACCGTGTCCCTTGAAAgaagaagacaaaattaaagaggacagtggaaaagaaaagccagtCCTCAAGGAGCCACCAGCAGCTTCTCTCAGTAACGGTTGTGCTGCTGCCAACCATTCCTCGGAGCTGCCCTGTGTGAACCCCCTGAGCGCACTGCAGTCCGTCCTGAACAATCACCTGGGCAAAGCCACTGAGCCCTTACAGCCTCAATCCaactgcagccccagctctaGCACAATTTCCATGTTCCACAAACCCAATCTAAACATGATGGAGAAGCCAGTTTTATCTCCTGCTCCAACCCCACCAAAGCCTGCAAGCGTATCCAGGCActatttgtttgaaaataatgaTCAGCCTATTGACCTGACCAAATCCAAAGGCAAGAAAGCTGAGTCAGCTCAAGCACAATCCTGTACTTCTCCACCTCAAAAGCACGCTCTGTCTGACATCGCTGACATGGTCAAAGTTCTTCCCAAAGCTACCACACCAAAACCTGCTGCATCCTCACGGATCCCGTCCATGAAGTTGGAAATAGATGTCCGACGCTTCGAGGACGTCTCCACGGAAGTCTCCACTCTGCATAAAAGGAAGGGCAGGCAGTCAAACTGGAACCCTCAGCATCTGCTCATTTTGCAAGCTCAGTTTGCTTCCAGCCTCTTCCAGACATCTGAAGGTAAATATTTATTATCAGACCTAGGACCACAAGAGCGCATGCAGATATCCAAATTCACTGGACTGTCGATGACCACCATCAGCCACTGGTTGGCAAATGTCAAGTATCAGCTTAGGAAAACCGGAGGAACAAAGTTTTTGAAAAACATGGACAAAGGACATCCAGTCTTTTATTGCAGCGACTGTGCATCTCAGTTCCGAACCCCCTCTACTTACATTAGCCACTTAGAATCCCACCTAGGTTTCCAAATGAAAGACATGAACAGgctggctgtggagcagcaaACCAAGGTAGAGCAAGAAATCTCCAGAGTTTCAGTTCAAAGATCTCCTGAAACAATAGCTGGAGAAGAGGACACAGACTCTAAGTTCAAATGTAAGTTGTGCTGTCGGACATTTGCGAGCAAACATGCAGTAAAACTTCATCTAAGCAAAACACACAGCAAGTCACCAGAACACCATTCACAATTTGTAGCAGAAGTGGATGAAGAATAA
- the TSHZ2 gene encoding teashirt homolog 2 isoform X3, whose amino-acid sequence MPRRKQQAPKRAAGYVQEEDLKEEEDIKEEEEDDDDNNSTAQLQSSNDTGTDEEHEVGPEQKGNFSFQNSPVSHISNQDAENESLLSDSSDHVADIKNICSREPQDPKSSAHPKAQSEAHDCMDKMTAVYANILSDSYWTGLGLGFKLSNSEKRSCDNRNGGNKADFDWHQDALSKSLQQNLPSRPVSKPNLFSSVQLYRQSSKMCGTMFTGASRFRCRQCSAAYDTLVELTVHMNETGHYQDDNHKKDKHRPTSYSKPRKRAFQDMDKEDAQKVLKCMFCGDSFDSLQDLSVHMIKTKHYQKVPLKEPVPTISSKMVTPAKKRVFDVNRPCSPDSTTGSFSDTFSPQKNANLQLSSNNRYGYQNGASYTWQFEACKSQILKCMECGSSHDTLQQLTTHMMVTGHFLKVTSSASKKGKQLVLDPLAVEKMQSLSEAPASDSPVSKSTSKSSAECIGPASELKKESKKDKADDANKDEKAMKTEEYEDTLQKPLDPTIKYQYLREEDLEDGSKGGGDILKSLENTVTTAINKAQNGAPSWSAYPSIHAAYQLSEGAKPSLPVGSQVLQIRPTMTNKLRPIAPKWKVMPLVPISANVSQCTQVKKEAEDKEEVQKDYAKEGVQAEPASLSQSEREPLLKAEASVEPKKTEPCPLKEEDKIKEDSGKEKPVLKEPPAASLSNGCAAANHSSELPCVNPLSALQSVLNNHLGKATEPLQPQSNCSPSSSTISMFHKPNLNMMEKPVLSPAPTPPKPASVSRHYLFENNDQPIDLTKSKGKKAESAQAQSCTSPPQKHALSDIADMVKVLPKATTPKPAASSRIPSMKLEIDVRRFEDVSTEVSTLHKRKGRQSNWNPQHLLILQAQFASSLFQTSEGKYLLSDLGPQERMQISKFTGLSMTTISHWLANVKYQLRKTGGTKFLKNMDKGHPVFYCSDCASQFRTPSTYISHLESHLGFQMKDMNRLAVEQQTKVEQEISRVSVQRSPETIAGEEDTDSKFKSTGKRLLTSEMLS is encoded by the coding sequence GTTATGTCCAAGAGGAAGATttaaaggaagaggaagatataaaggaggaggaagaagatgaCGATGACAACAACTCcactgctcagctgcagagcagcaatgACACCGGCACGGATGAGGAGCACGAAGTGGGTCCTGAGCAGAAAGGGAACTTCAGTTTCCAGAATTCCCCTGTCAGTCACATATCCAACCAGGACGCGGAGAACGAGTCACTGCTGAGTGACAGTAGCGACCACGTGGCAGATATCAAAAACATCTGCTCCAGGGagccccaggaccccaaaagCAGCGCCCACCCCAAAGCCCAGAGCGAAGCACACGATTGCATGGATAAAATGACAGCAGTCTATGCCAACATCCTGTCGGACTCTTACTGGACaggcctggggctgggtttcAAGTTGTCCAACTCTGAAAAGAGGAGTTGCGACAACAGGAACGGAGGGAACAAAGCTGATTTCGATTGGCACCAAGACGCACTGTCCAAAAGCTTGCAGCAGAATTTACCTTCCAGGCCTGTCTCCAAGCCCAACCTGTTCAGCTCGGTGCAGCTCTacaggcagagcagcaaaatGTGCGGGACCATGTTCACGGGCGCCAGCCGGTTCCGCTGCCGGCAGTGCAGCGCTGCCTACGACACCTTGGTGGAACTCACGGTCCACATGAACGAGACGGGGCACTACCAGGATGACAACCACAAAAAGGACAAGCACAGACCTACCAGCTACTCCAAGCCCCGGAAAAGGGCGTTCCAGGACATGGACAAGGAAGATGCACAAAAAGTTCTGAAGTGTATGTTCTGTGGTGACTCTTTTGATTCCCTTCAAGATCTGAGTGTTCATatgataaaaacaaaacattaccAAAAAGTGCCTTTGAAGGAGCCAGTACCAACCATTTCTTCAAAAATGGTCACTCCAGCCAAGAAACGCGTGTTTGATGTGAACAGGCCTTGTTCCCCCGACTCCACGACAGGGTCTTTCTCAGACACCTTCTCCCCTCAGAAGAACGCGAACCTGCAGCTCTCCTCCAACAACCGCTACGGGTACCAGAACGGGGCCAGCTACACCTGGCAGTTCGAGGCCTGCAAATCCCAGATTTTGAAGTGTATGGAATGTGGAAGCTCCCATGATACCTTGCAGCAGCTCACAACCCACATGATGGTCACTGGCCATTTCTTGAAAGTCACGAGTTCAGCTTCgaagaaaggaaagcaactTGTTCTGGATCCTTTAGCTGTGGAAAAAATGCAATCGCTGTCTGAAGCACCAGCAAGTGACAGCCCCGTTTCAAAATCAACCAGTAAATCATCTGCAGAATGCATAGGTCCTGCCTCTgaacttaaaaaagaaagtaaaaaagatAAAGCTGATGATGCAAACAAAGATGAGAAAGCAATGAAAACTGAGGAATATGAAGACACTCTTCAGAAACCCCTGGATCCCACAATAAAATACCAGTACCTCCGAGAAGAAGATTTAGAAGATGGCTCCAAGGGTGGTGGGGACATTTTAAAGTCCTTGGAGAACACTGTCACGACAGCCATCAATAAAGCTCAGAACggagctcccagctggagcGCGTATCCCAGCATCCACGCAGCTTACCAGCTCTCCGAGGGAGCCAAGCCGTCCTTGCCTGTGGGATCCCAGGTGCTCCAAATCAGGCCAACCATGACCAATAAATTGAGGCCCATAGCGCCCAAGTGGAAGGTGATGCCTCTGGTCCCTATCTCAGCAAACGTGAGCCAGTGCACTCAAGTGAAGAAGGAGGCTGAGGACAAGGAGGAGGTACAAAAGGACTATGCTAAGGAGGGCGTCCAGGCTGAGCCGGCCTCGCTCAGCCAGAGCGAGAGGGAACCTCTCCTCAAAGCCGAAGCCTCTGTGGAGCCAAAAAAGACAGAACCGTGTCCCTTGAAAgaagaagacaaaattaaagaggacagtggaaaagaaaagccagtCCTCAAGGAGCCACCAGCAGCTTCTCTCAGTAACGGTTGTGCTGCTGCCAACCATTCCTCGGAGCTGCCCTGTGTGAACCCCCTGAGCGCACTGCAGTCCGTCCTGAACAATCACCTGGGCAAAGCCACTGAGCCCTTACAGCCTCAATCCaactgcagccccagctctaGCACAATTTCCATGTTCCACAAACCCAATCTAAACATGATGGAGAAGCCAGTTTTATCTCCTGCTCCAACCCCACCAAAGCCTGCAAGCGTATCCAGGCActatttgtttgaaaataatgaTCAGCCTATTGACCTGACCAAATCCAAAGGCAAGAAAGCTGAGTCAGCTCAAGCACAATCCTGTACTTCTCCACCTCAAAAGCACGCTCTGTCTGACATCGCTGACATGGTCAAAGTTCTTCCCAAAGCTACCACACCAAAACCTGCTGCATCCTCACGGATCCCGTCCATGAAGTTGGAAATAGATGTCCGACGCTTCGAGGACGTCTCCACGGAAGTCTCCACTCTGCATAAAAGGAAGGGCAGGCAGTCAAACTGGAACCCTCAGCATCTGCTCATTTTGCAAGCTCAGTTTGCTTCCAGCCTCTTCCAGACATCTGAAGGTAAATATTTATTATCAGACCTAGGACCACAAGAGCGCATGCAGATATCCAAATTCACTGGACTGTCGATGACCACCATCAGCCACTGGTTGGCAAATGTCAAGTATCAGCTTAGGAAAACCGGAGGAACAAAGTTTTTGAAAAACATGGACAAAGGACATCCAGTCTTTTATTGCAGCGACTGTGCATCTCAGTTCCGAACCCCCTCTACTTACATTAGCCACTTAGAATCCCACCTAGGTTTCCAAATGAAAGACATGAACAGgctggctgtggagcagcaaACCAAGGTAGAGCAAGAAATCTCCAGAGTTTCAGTTCAAAGATCTCCTGAAACAATAGCTGGAGAAGAGGACACAGACTCTAAGTTCAAAT